The genomic segment GTCGCTGAACATCCCCGACTTCACGCGCTTCGGCGGCAGCCAGCGTGCTCAGGTCCGGGGCCAGGCACTGGGCCTGCCGACCACGATGACCCTGTTCGCGGTTCTCTCGGTGCTGGTCACCTCCGGCTCCCAGGCCGTCTACGGGGAGCCGATCTGGGACCCGATCGAGCTGAGCGCGAAGATGAGCAATACCGTCGGCGCCCTGTTCGCACTGCTGATCGTGATGGTGGCCACCGTGTCGGTCAACATCGCCGCCAACGTGGTCTCCCCCGCCTACGACCTGTCCAACCTGATGCCCCGTCAAGTCGGGTTCCGTACAGGCGCGTTGATCACCTGTGTGGTCGGGGTCCTGATCATGCCGTGGAAACTGGTCGCCGACCCGCACGTCTACATCTTCACCTGGCTGGGCTTCGTCGGCGGCCTGCTCGGCACGGTGGCCGGCATCCTCGTCGCCGACTACTGGATCGTGCGCCGCACCCGCCTGGAACTGAGGGAGTTGTACGAGCCCGGCGGCCGCTACTGGTACACGGGCGGCTGGAACTGGCGCGCGGTCACGGCGTTCGTGGTGGGCGGAGTCCTCGCCGTGGGCGGCTCGTACTCCACGCTCGACGCCGACGGCAAGAAGGCGGGCCCGTTCCCGGTCGACGGCCTGATCCCGTTCCTCAAGCCGCTGGCCGACTACGGATGGGCCGTCGGGCTCGGCGCGTCGATCGTGGTCCACCTCGCCCTGACGGCGGGCGTGCGGGAGAGGAAGACCGTCTCCAGCACCGTGTGAGGCGGTCGGTGAGACCCGGTGTGGCCCGGTGAAGCCCGGTGTGGCGCGGCGGGGCGCGGCCTGCGCCGGGCTTCACCGCGTTCGGCGAGGAGTCCCGGGCCCGGTGCAGGGCCTCGCGCTCAGTGGGAGGCCTCGCGCCGGCCGTGTACACGCAGGCCGCGGACGTGCTCCGCAGCGAGCTGGGCCCTGGAGCCGGGTCTGCGCCTGCGCGAGCTCCAGCGGGTGGTGCTGATCGCGGACACCCGGCAACGCGTGGTGCTGGCATCGGTGGCCCGAGCGTCGTTGGTCCGAGGAGCAACGCCGAAGCCGGCCCCGTGGCGTGCGCACGCCACGGGGCCGGCCGCTGTCACGCGCCGGTGGGGCTCAGCTCGCGCTCTCGGCCTGCTGGGGCTTGCCGGGCGCGGACGCCGGGGCCGCCTGCGCCTGCTTGCTCTTGTCCCGCAGGAACAGCGCCACCAGGAAAGCGACCACGAAGAACGGCAGGGCCCAGCGGAACATGCTCCGGGTGCCGCCGGCCACGGCGTCCACGTACGCGGTGCGGGCCGAATCGGAGAGTGACTCGATCGCGCTCGAACCCGCCCGGCCGCCGTGCTCGTGCACGGCGCGCAGCTCCTCGGCGGAGAGCTTGGAGTCGAGGGAGTCGGTCAGCCGGCTGGAGAACACGGCCGCGAAGAGCGCCGTACCGAACGAGCCGCCGACGGAGCGGAAGTACGTCAGCGTGCCGCTGGCCACGCCCATGTCCTTCAGCTCGACGCTGTTCTGGGTGATGACCATGACGTTCTGGAAAACCAGCCCCAGACCGAGACCGAAGACCACCATGTAGACCGAGGCGACGAGGCGGGAGGTGTCCACGTCCAGCATCGACAGCAGGAACGAGCCGACGCTCAGGAGTGCCCCGCCGGCCAGGAGGATCAGCCGGTGGCGGCTGGACTCGCTCATCAGCGGGCCGCTGTACATCGAAGCGACGAGCATGCCGCCGAGCACGGGCAGCAGCAGCAGACCGCTGCTGGTCGCGGAGAGATGCTGCACGCTCTGCTGGTAGACCGGCAGATAGGTGATGGTGCCGTAGAGAGCGATGCCGACGAGGAAGCCGAGCACCAGGCCGGCCACGAAGTTGCGGGAGCGGAACAGGTGCGGCGGCAGGATCGGCTGGGCGGCCGTCATGGCGAGCACCCTGATCGCGGCCCAGCGCACGGGCGATCCGCAGTTGCCCGGCAGAATGCTCGCGGTCTACTGCGACGGCCTGCGCGGCGCGGGCACCCTGGCGGCCGAGCGGTGGAGGCGGGCCGGTGACGGCCCGGCGCGCGGGGAGTGACGTGCGAAGCGGGGGTGCCGCACAGGGCCGGGATCGCCACGTGCCCGAGCGCCGGGAAATCTCCCGCCCGCACAGCTCGTCCCCCGCGGTGGGCTCCACCCGGCGGCTGGCGCCCGGTGGCGCGGACCGCCCGGGCCGCCCGGCCGCGACCGTTCGGCACAGGCCGGACACGGTGCGACCGCGCGGGTACGGGGTCCCTTGTGGAGACCGGACCGGTCACGAGATATCTTGATGTCAAGCAATGTTGCAGACGTGGAGCGGAGCACCCGGTGACTGACTCGACCATCATCTATACGCACACCGACGAGGCCCCTGCGCTGGCGACGTACTCGTTCCTGCCCGTCGTCGAGGCCTACGCCTCGACCGCTGGTGTCACGGTCGAGCGCCGCGACATCTCCCTCGCGGGCCGGATCATCGCCAGCTTCCCGGAGCACCTCACGGCCGACCAGCGTATCGATGACGCGCTTGCCGAGCTGGGCGAGCTGGCCAAGACGCCGGGCGCCAACATCATCAAGCTGCCGAACATCTCGGCCTCGATCCCGCAGCTCAAGGCCGCCGTGGCCGAGCTCCAGGCGCAGGGCTACGCCCTCCCGGACTACCCGGACGACCCGCAGACCGACGAGGACAAGGACGTCCGCGCCCGGTACGACAAGGTCAAGGGCAGCGCGGTCAACCCCGTCCTGCGCGAGGGCAACTCCGACCGCCGCGCCCCCGCGTCGGTCAAGAACTACGCCAAGGCCCACCCGCACCGCATGGGTGCCTGGACGGCCGGCTCGAAGACGAACGTCGCGACCATGGGCGTCGACGACTTCCGTTCCACCGAGAAGTCCGCCGTGATCGCCGAGGACGGCTCGCTCCGTATCGAGCTCGTCGGTGACGACGGCACCACCACCGTGCTGCGCGACTCCGTACCGGTCCTGGCCGGCGAGGTCGTCGACGCCGCCGTCATGCGCGTCGCCGCGCTGCGCGAGTTCTTCACCGCGCAGGTCGCCCGCGCCAAGTCCGAGGACGTCCTCTTCTCGGTGCACCTCAAGGCCACCATGATGAAGGTCTCCGACCCGATCATCTTCGGCCACGTGGTCCGTGCCTTCTTCCCGAACACCTTCGCCAAGTACGGCGACGTGCTCGCGGCGGCCGGCCTCACCCCGAACGACGGCCTCGGCGGCATCCTGAAGGGCCTGGACTCCCTGCCCGAGGGCGGCGCCGAGATCAAGGCCTCCTTCGAGGCCGAGCTCGCCGAGGGCCCGGCCCTCGCGATGGTCGACTCCGACAAGGGCATCACCAACCTGCACGTCCCCAGCGACGTCATCGTCGACGCCTCCATGCCGGCCATGATCCGCACCTCCGGCCACATGTGGGGCCCGGACGGCAACGAGGCCGACACCCTCGCCGTGCTGCCCGACAGCAGCTACGCCGGTGTCTACCAGGTCGTCATCGACGACTGCCGCGCCAACGGCGCCTACGACCCGTCGACCATGGGCTCCGTGCCGAACGTCGGTCTGATGGCGCAGAAGGCCGAGGAGTACGGCAGCCACGACAAGACCTTCGAGATCCCGGTCACCGGCACCGTCCGCGTGGTCGACACCAAGGGCGACGTCGTCCTGGAGCAGACCGTCGGCGCCGGCGACATCTTCCGCATGTGCCAGACCAAGGACCTGCCGATCCAGGACTGGGTCAAGCTGGCCGTCACCCGCGCCCGCGCCACCGGCGTCCCGGCCGTGTTCTGGCTGGACGAGACCCGCGCGCACGACGCCAACCTCATCGCCAAGGTGAAGACCTACCTCGCCGACCACGACAC from the Streptomyces sp. NBC_01335 genome contains:
- a CDS encoding MFS transporter; translation: MTAAQPILPPHLFRSRNFVAGLVLGFLVGIALYGTITYLPVYQQSVQHLSATSSGLLLLPVLGGMLVASMYSGPLMSESSRHRLILLAGGALLSVGSFLLSMLDVDTSRLVASVYMVVFGLGLGLVFQNVMVITQNSVELKDMGVASGTLTYFRSVGGSFGTALFAAVFSSRLTDSLDSKLSAEELRAVHEHGGRAGSSAIESLSDSARTAYVDAVAGGTRSMFRWALPFFVVAFLVALFLRDKSKQAQAAPASAPGKPQQAESAS
- a CDS encoding NADP-dependent isocitrate dehydrogenase, coding for MTDSTIIYTHTDEAPALATYSFLPVVEAYASTAGVTVERRDISLAGRIIASFPEHLTADQRIDDALAELGELAKTPGANIIKLPNISASIPQLKAAVAELQAQGYALPDYPDDPQTDEDKDVRARYDKVKGSAVNPVLREGNSDRRAPASVKNYAKAHPHRMGAWTAGSKTNVATMGVDDFRSTEKSAVIAEDGSLRIELVGDDGTTTVLRDSVPVLAGEVVDAAVMRVAALREFFTAQVARAKSEDVLFSVHLKATMMKVSDPIIFGHVVRAFFPNTFAKYGDVLAAAGLTPNDGLGGILKGLDSLPEGGAEIKASFEAELAEGPALAMVDSDKGITNLHVPSDVIVDASMPAMIRTSGHMWGPDGNEADTLAVLPDSSYAGVYQVVIDDCRANGAYDPSTMGSVPNVGLMAQKAEEYGSHDKTFEIPVTGTVRVVDTKGDVVLEQTVGAGDIFRMCQTKDLPIQDWVKLAVTRARATGVPAVFWLDETRAHDANLIAKVKTYLADHDTDGLDISIKSPEEATAFSLERIRRGEDTISVTGNVLRDYLTDLFPILELGTSAKMLSVVPLMNGGGLFETGAGGSAPKHVQQLVKEDYLRWDSLGEFLALAVSFEHLAQTTGNARAQVLADTLDRATGTFLNEDKSPSRKLGGIDNRGSHFFLSLYWAQELAAQTGDAQLAEAFAPLAKTLTEQADTIVAELNAVQGSPVDIGGYYQPDPEKAAAVMRPSTTFNQAIATLA